CGCCTCTGAACATAGCTCCATAGAGAATTCAATGGCTTCAATTCGTGCATTCTGCGGGATTTCAAGCGGCATCAAGTATTCCACATAGCCTTTGCGGAACCAAATAATGCCCGCGCCCACATGATTCGGATGATAGAAGCTCGCCGGTTCGTCTTCCTTAATGATCATTGCCTCAGCGTTTGCCATCCCGCAAGTAGGATATACCTCACAGTCGCTATACTGGCCGATCGGCATCTCGATCTCATACACCTGCTGCCCATCATCCCGCCCGCGAACGACGGTATTCAGCATGATATGAACATCGTCGTAAGTACGCGAACACACTTTCATTGCCCCACGGACAGCGGGAAGTAGCTCCGAATGAATCAATTCCGCAGCCTCGAGAATCCGGACATTGTTAGCTACTGTAGAAACCGGTAGAGATAATTCCTCAGCAATCGCAATCACATTCATACTTTTGGAAGAGAGTAAACGCAATATATCAACCCTTGCTCTCGTAGATAATGCATGAGCAACCTGGACAAGCTTATCCGGCTCATCAATTCCAACTTCAAACAACGCCGTCACCTACCATTCTAATTTATATATAGGCATTTTCTATTATAGACGATATTTTTGGAATAAATCAATATTTGTGGAATTAATCCTTCAGTATGGGTTGATACTGCTTCGGATCATGCCATTATATGAGAACAATAATTATTGTCCATGTTTCCCATTGTTCAGCAAGTATAAAGACCGGAATGGGCAGCCCCACTCCGGTCTTTATTAATATTATGGTTCAATTCCCCATACAAGCGTTCCAGACTGATAGATGGTTACTTTATTCCAGTCGGTAAAGGACGTCTTCGTAGGGTCATACGAGTAATCATTGGATTGGTTGAAGTTGGACCAGTCGGCTTTGGCGATCCGTGTCTGGATATCGCCCGATGTTGCGCCTGGCGCAATCGAGCCCGCACCGGAACCGAACGAAATCTCCAAGTACGTATCCGCATTGGTACCCGTCGTACTTCCAAAGGCCGCGCTGACATTCGAGTTGCCCACCGCTGCCCAGTCGATATACGAATTCAGTGCCTGATTGCCATCCTTCGTAAAGTAGTAGCGGATTTTCAAATTACTGAGACTGACGGCTGAAGTGCCGTTATTCTTGATAACAAAGTTCGGAGCAAGCGTATTGGAGGAAGCGTTCGTATTCTGTGCCTTGTATTGGACAACGAGATTGCCTCCGCCATTCCCCCCGCCGCCGCTAGGTATCGCACTCACTTGTGAGGAGCTGCCACTCGTTCCGGCTGCATTCGTGGCCGTGACGACGTAGTAATACGTCGTTCCGTTCGTTAGCCCCGTCTTCGTATAACTTGTCGTCGTGAGGTTGGTTGCCACGTCCGTATACGGGCCTCCGCTGGTCGTTGCCTGCTTCACCGTGTAGCTCGTCGCACCGCTTGAGGCCGCCCAGCTTAGGGCTACTTGGGCATCACCGGCTGTTGCCGTAAGCCCGGTCGGCGCAGCTGGTACGACTGGCGTGCTTCCGCCCCCCAGATATTGCTTCAGCCATTGCATGGCCGGACGTTCGGCGCCAGAAGAGGTCACTAAATGCGTATCGGACGCCCATGTTTGTCCCTGGATGTATCCCCACAAGGTAATACCCTTCACGTTCGGGTTCTCCCAGAGTACCGGGAACTTCGTCTGATAACGGGACAACTGCGTGGCGTCATCGCCAGTCATGTCCAATTCCGATACATAGATCGGCAAGCCCGTAGCGGATAGCGAGTTGAGGACACTGTTCATGGTGCTTACTGATACGTTATCCATATTGAAATAATGGCATTGAATGCCGATGCCGTCGACCAATCCCCTGTCCTTCAGAAGATTAATAATGGTCAGATATTGCGACGCTGCGTTCGGATCACTAATGATACCATAATCGTTAATCAACAACTTCGAATTTGGAAATGCCTCTCTTGCTTGCTGGAACGACCAAATGACCCAATCCCAACCGGTGGTACCATCTCCGCCAATGGCGTTGCGATAACTAGGTTTGGCGTGCAGCGGCTCGTTAACGACGTCAACATATTCCGCTGTCGAGTAGCGCTGTCCAGCGAGCTTAATCCATTCCGTCACTTCCGCCTTCTGATCGGCTGCGGATAGACTGCCGATCCAGCCCGGTTCCTGGCTGCCCCAGACAAGCGTATGGAACTTGAAAGGAATTTTGTTGGTCTGCGCATAATTATAGATCAAGTCCGCATTAGACCAATTCATAGTATTACGCGTGGATTCGACGGAACCCCATTTCGTCGCGTTCTCCGGAGTGACCTGATTCCAGTAAGTGGTGAAATTTGAGGGAGCGCTGCTTCCGATCACATTGCCCAAGAACTTGCTGCCTGAAGCAAGGCTTGCATCTGCTTTCTCCGCAATGGCAGACAAGAGTAGTCCACTCAACATCATGATCGCAACGAACAAAGAAATCCATTTCGATTTCAACATAACCATTACCTCCTCCATCATGATCTTTGATTCAATCCGGCCTAGCTTGCTTGAACCTTCGCCACAGGGTCCCAATCACCTCCAAATCATTAAATCGCTTACATTTAAAATTATAAATTACAATTTCATCCACAAAAAGTTGAAATACATACGGTTTTTGCTTTAAAAATCTTCGATCCTTGTGAGGGGCGTGTCCCTGTTTTTCTCTGGAATGGATTGTGGCCGTCAAATAAAAGGTTTGCCCTCCACGAGGAAGTAGGGCTCCCATATCTGCCGCAGCAGAGCTACTCCCTCATCAATCCTCTCCCATACAACACCACCGAAGCCAATCAGAAATCTCCTCTTTGGATAATAGACCGATTTGTCCCCATAAAATGCTGTCGCCGAAGCAACCACGATACCATGAGAACGTGCTAATTCAACCAATTCTTGCTCAGAGGCTGAAGCCTGAATCGATAGGATCAGGTGGAATCCGGCATGGGGGCTAATGACCTCACCGTATCCCTGGAAGTGAGTCTGCAGTGCTTCGGCTAACTGATGGCTTTTTTTGCGATAGAGATTTCTCATTCTACGAACATGCTTCTCGAAATACCCCTGCTCCATAAATTTCTCAAGTGTGCGTTGATAAATTCGGGAAGAGGATTGTTCGAACCATAATCTCCTGCGCAGATGATGATAAGCATCCAGTAATGAATCTGGAAGCACCATATAATGTGTACAAATATCAGGTGCGAGAATTTGCGAGAAACCTCCGATATAAACCACGTTCGCTCCTGGAGCAAGACCTTGCAGTGCAGGCACTGGCTGGCCTAAATAACGAAGCTCTCCCCCGTAGTCGTCCTCAATGATGTATCCTCCATGTGCCTCAGCCCACCTCAGCAGTTCCATTCTTTCGTTAATCGGCATCACTCTTCCACCAGGGTACTGATGTGACGGAGAGACGGCAACAATACGGGCTGACGTCTGCAACAAGCGAGATATGTCGATGCCCTGATCCGCTTCCGTAACATAGGAGATCTCATAGCCCTCAGCTTGAAAGGTATAGGGAAGCAGCGGATAACAAGGATCCTCCATAGCCATCACTGGGGAGATATCCTTAAGCAGGATTGCTAGATAATGAAGAAGCAGATGCTGCTCCGCGCCGATCACGATCTGCTCCTTACGACAGACTACACCGCGAATACGATAAAGATAGGCCGCCAGTTCCTCTCGCAATCCGGCCTCCCCTTGATAATCACCATAGAATAAGAGCTCGTTGTATTCATCCCGCAGGGTGTCCGTCAACAGACGCTTCCAATGATTGATCGGGAAGCCTGTAAAGTCATTTTTGCAAAGGTGGAAATCATAGAGATAAGCGTCCTCTATTACACGTTCCCTCTCAAAATGGACAGACTTACTCTGATGATCAGACAGCGTAAATTGCCCGTATGAAACGGGAAGGGCAGCAACAAAGAACCCTTTTCGTGGAAGGCTCTCTATGAATCCCTCCGCGGCTAGTTGCTGATATGCCGCTTCTACCGGGGTCGTACTGACCGATAATTGCCGGGCTTGCTCCCGAATCGAGGGCAGACGATCGTTAGCGCCTAACTTTCCCTCGACAATGTCTTTCTTGATAGATTCATAGATTGAAGCATAGATGTTTTGCATGTTCTGCATGTTTTCCCTCTCATCTGTCACCTGAAAATAATTAAATCTGTATATTTTCAAGTATACAGATCAGTGATAGATTAGGGTACAACGAAGATGAAGGAGATATGAATGGTATGGAAAATGTACGATTTCTCGAAGGAAAAGAGGTATACCTACGTCCGATTGAAGCAGCCGATACGGACTGGTATTTTAGCACGTTGTACGATCCCGAGACTAGAAGACTCACCGGAACACAAATGCACCATACCCGGGAGCAAATTGCCAGCTACATTGAAGCCAAGTCACAGGACAGATCTTCTGTGCTGCTGATCATTGCTACCCGCAGTGACGATACCCCTATCGGAGACATTGCGATTCAGGATATTGATACGATGAATCGTAATGCGAACATTCGGATTGCGCTCACTAATGGCAGTCAAAACAGAGGATACGGTACGGAGGCTCTTCGACTCATGCTGGATTACGGCTTCGGGGTCCTCAATCTTCACCGGATTGAACTGAATGTATTCTCGTACAATCATCGTGCGACGAGAGTATATGAGAAAGTAGGCTTCAAGCAAGAAGGGATTCAGCGAGAAGCCTTGTTCTACAATCATCAGTATCATGATTCCATTCTGA
The window above is part of the Paenibacillus lutimineralis genome. Proteins encoded here:
- a CDS encoding PLP-dependent aminotransferase family protein translates to MQNMQNIYASIYESIKKDIVEGKLGANDRLPSIREQARQLSVSTTPVEAAYQQLAAEGFIESLPRKGFFVAALPVSYGQFTLSDHQSKSVHFERERVIEDAYLYDFHLCKNDFTGFPINHWKRLLTDTLRDEYNELLFYGDYQGEAGLREELAAYLYRIRGVVCRKEQIVIGAEQHLLLHYLAILLKDISPVMAMEDPCYPLLPYTFQAEGYEISYVTEADQGIDISRLLQTSARIVAVSPSHQYPGGRVMPINERMELLRWAEAHGGYIIEDDYGGELRYLGQPVPALQGLAPGANVVYIGGFSQILAPDICTHYMVLPDSLLDAYHHLRRRLWFEQSSSRIYQRTLEKFMEQGYFEKHVRRMRNLYRKKSHQLAEALQTHFQGYGEVISPHAGFHLILSIQASASEQELVELARSHGIVVASATAFYGDKSVYYPKRRFLIGFGGVVWERIDEGVALLRQIWEPYFLVEGKPFI
- a CDS encoding ArsR/SmtB family transcription factor codes for the protein MFEVGIDEPDKLVQVAHALSTRARVDILRLLSSKSMNVIAIAEELSLPVSTVANNVRILEAAELIHSELLPAVRGAMKVCSRTYDDVHIMLNTVVRGRDDGQQVYEIEMPIGQYSDCEVYPTCGMANAEAMIIKEDEPASFYHPNHVGAGIIWFRKGYVEYLMPLEIPQNARIEAIEFSMELCSEAPNFDNDWPSNISVWVNDVEIGMWTSPGDFGDRRGRLSPAWWSKQTTTQYGLLKTWRVDAERTTLDMKKVSDVILSDLRLEQKPSVKLRIGVKADAVHKGGVNLFGRHFGDYEQDIIMKVHYTCY
- a CDS encoding GNAT family N-acetyltransferase, which codes for MENVRFLEGKEVYLRPIEAADTDWYFSTLYDPETRRLTGTQMHHTREQIASYIEAKSQDRSSVLLIIATRSDDTPIGDIAIQDIDTMNRNANIRIALTNGSQNRGYGTEALRLMLDYGFGVLNLHRIELNVFSYNHRATRVYEKVGFKQEGIQREALFYNHQYHDSILMSILEDEYRALSGNSNLRK